TTAGAACCAAACATGGAAAGCTGCTGCAGAATGGCTTTTTTCCTACAATGTCACTGGAAACAAATTGCAGAATTTTTACGATGAACATTCTTTCATTCTTATCAGCTGGATCAAAGCCATAGCAAATCGCGATATCCTGAAGGGTTTTTAGCTGAATGCCAAGTAGAAGAGGGATATCAATCGTCAGGGTGAAAATCCCTCCAACCCCAGTACTGGCACCTTGCAATGCAGCGGTTCTTTTACGGTTTGAGCTTAGCTTTCCAGCGGCTTCATCCATCTTTGATATGGGCAGGCTTTCTACATCCTCTAAGGTATGAATATTTTGTTCAGGATAATAGTTCTTTAACGCCGAAGCTGAACTTAAATATCTTCCTCCTGATTGAATATATGTGCCAAGCTCATCAAGAATCACTCCAACCTTTTTTTGTATGAACTCCGGTGTGAATCTATCAATTAACTTAAAAGGGAGTCTTCCCAGCTTCTCCCAAAACCATAAATCACCTTGGTCTTTTTCCCATTCTTCACATTTTTTTAGTTCATTTATAAGAAGTTCCCTCGGTTCAATCATATTTAAATTCCTCTCCTTCTTCTATAATTACCTATACGTCAGTTTAAAGCAAAAGTTTCAATTCTTTATAAACAATTCTCTTTGTATATTCCGACTATTCATGGTAAGATTCTTATAATAGAATAGGATTTCCTTCGGGGCAGGGTGAAATTCCCAACCGGCGGTGATGAGGGTACGCCCTCTTAGTCCGTGACCCGGTTTTATTAGCAGAGATGCAGGAACATGCGCTTTTCTAATGATTGTCTAGCTCCAGCGCCTACCCCCTCGAGGTCACAAGCCAATCCTCCCAAAAAGGCAAAAGACGCCTTTTCTGCGAGGCTCGTCTTGTGCTTGTCGGGGGTGAACAAGGCGCTTGCGCTTTTCTAATGAAAACGGTGGATTTGGTGAAACTCCAAAGCCGACAGTGAAAGTCTGGATGGGAGAAGGAATGATTATAGTGCTGCGTTCAAAAAAATCTTTTTTAAACGCTTATTTCGTCATGTGATTTTGCCCCGTTTCACCTTGCTGGTGTACGGGGTTTTGCCGTTTCAAACTTAATTTGGAGAAACTGTAAGGGAAGGAGGAACCAGATAATTTGAACCATCAGGAATATATGAAGTTAGCCATCAGCCTGGCAGCGGCCACTAAAGGCCAAACCAGTCCTAACCCGCAGGTGGGTGCGGTTGTTGTTAAAAATGGTGAAATTCTGGGGATGGGTGCTCACCTGAAAGCAGGAACTCCCCATGCTGAAGTCCATGCGATTGCTGCAGCTGGCGATAAGGCTAAAGGTGCTGATATTTATGTCACGCTTGAGCCATGCAGCCATTTTGGCAGGACTCCGCCATGCGCAGACTTAATAATTAATTCAGGAATTAATAGGGTTTTTATTGCTTCTGCCGATCCGAATCCTTTAGTTTCCGGCAAAGGAATTGAAAGAATGCAGGATGCCGGGATTGAAGTGGTGACCGGCTTATTGAAGGAGGAAGCAGATGCCCTAAACGAACCATTTTTCCATTTTATAAAAACAAAGACACCATATGTAACCATTAAAGCAGCTTCATCGTTTGATGGAAAAACAGCTGCAAAAACCGGTGACAGCAAATGGATTACTTCTCCAGAATCCAGGCAGGATGTGCATCGGCTACGGCATGAACATGACGCAATACTTACAGGTGTAAATACGATCATTCACGATAATCCCCTTTTAACCGCCAGGCTGCCCCAAGGCGGAAAAAATCCCATTCGAGTTGTATTAGATACAAATCTGAGAATTCCCGCTGACGCAAATGTCATCCGGGATCAGTCTGTAAAGACCATAATCTTTACCGGCTGCGAAATAGATCGGTCAAAGGCAGAAGAGCTAAAGAAGTATAATACTGAAGTTTTTTCTTTTTCTGCTAATGAGGTGCCGATTAAAGAAGTATTAAGAAATTTAGGTGAAAGAAACATCATGACTTTATTTGTTGAAGGCGGATCAGAGATCCATGCTTCATTTATAAATAGCGGTTTCTTTCAGCAGATAATCCTTTATATGGCTCCTAAAATTATCGGGGGCAATAAGGCGATTCCATTTATTGGCGGGGATGGTGCCAGCTATGTAAAAGATGCCCCTGCACTGGAATTCACAGAAATTGAAAAGATTGGCGGAGACCTTAGAATTACCGCAAAACCGCTGAGGGAGGCCAAGGAGTAATGTTTACTGGAATTATTGAGGAACTGGGAACAGTAAAAAAAGTAGTTCAGCAAGGCAAGGCCATGAAACTGACAATTCAGGCATCCACAGTTTTAACAGATGTTCAACTGGGGGACAGCATTTCGGTAAACGGCGTGTGCCTTACAGTTACGGAATTTGCGAAAAATGAATTTTCAGCAGATGTCATGCCCGAAACATTCAAAAGTACTTCGCTTTCTGCCATTAAAGAACGAACAAAAGTCAATCTGGAGAGGGCGATGTCGGCAAATGGCCGCTTTGGAGGACATTTTGTGACAGGGCATATTGATGGAACTGGTCAGATTCTAAAAAAAACAGCGAGTGAAAACGCCATTTATATACAAATATCTGTGCCTCCTGCATTAAGCCATTTGCTTATCATGAAGGGATCAATTGCCGTGGATGGGATTTCCCTGACTGTTTTCGGCAATGAAGACAATACTGTTACTGTCTCGATCATTCCCCACACAGCAAGTGAAACGGTACTCGGCTTCAAAGCAGCGGGAGACATTGTTAACCTCGAGTTCGATATGCTGGCTAAATATCTATATTCCTTCATGAACAGGCAGCAGGAAACCTCATCGCCTAAAGAAGGAGTTTCAGAGCGATTCCTTAAGGAGAACGGCTTCTTATAATTAGCAAAAGGAGGGTCAATCAAACATGTTCAGTGATATAAATGAGGCATTAGAAGATTTAAAAGCAGGAAAAGTCATCATTGTCTGTGATGATGAAGACAGGGAAAATGAAGGGGATTTCCTTGCAATCGCGGAATATGCGAAACCGGACACGATCAACTTTATGGCCAAAGAAGGCAGAGGCCTGATTTGTACACCTATCACTGAGGAACTGGCTGAAAAATTGGAACTGAATCCAATGGCAGAAGTGAATACTGACAGTCATGGA
This window of the Cytobacillus pseudoceanisediminis genome carries:
- the ribD gene encoding bifunctional diaminohydroxyphosphoribosylaminopyrimidine deaminase/5-amino-6-(5-phosphoribosylamino)uracil reductase RibD; its protein translation is MNHQEYMKLAISLAAATKGQTSPNPQVGAVVVKNGEILGMGAHLKAGTPHAEVHAIAAAGDKAKGADIYVTLEPCSHFGRTPPCADLIINSGINRVFIASADPNPLVSGKGIERMQDAGIEVVTGLLKEEADALNEPFFHFIKTKTPYVTIKAASSFDGKTAAKTGDSKWITSPESRQDVHRLRHEHDAILTGVNTIIHDNPLLTARLPQGGKNPIRVVLDTNLRIPADANVIRDQSVKTIIFTGCEIDRSKAEELKKYNTEVFSFSANEVPIKEVLRNLGERNIMTLFVEGGSEIHASFINSGFFQQIILYMAPKIIGGNKAIPFIGGDGASYVKDAPALEFTEIEKIGGDLRITAKPLREAKE
- the ribE gene encoding riboflavin synthase translates to MFTGIIEELGTVKKVVQQGKAMKLTIQASTVLTDVQLGDSISVNGVCLTVTEFAKNEFSADVMPETFKSTSLSAIKERTKVNLERAMSANGRFGGHFVTGHIDGTGQILKKTASENAIYIQISVPPALSHLLIMKGSIAVDGISLTVFGNEDNTVTVSIIPHTASETVLGFKAAGDIVNLEFDMLAKYLYSFMNRQQETSSPKEGVSERFLKENGFL